ATTTCTACTTTATAATTCATTTCAActactaattattttatttgacataAACATTATCAATcctacaaaattttaaaagtatagttACCAAATGAATTTCCACGTTAACAAAAAATACACTGTTCAAATTCAGatgaatttcataaaaaaaaaaaatcaaattcatttgaaccaaacagATTCACAAACCGCTAAAATACCAATACCAGTCTGTTCTagtttttcaaaagaaaaaatatactaataaaattaaacattcAGCACCAGAAGACTAGCTTTCTTGCGGTTATCTCAAATCTGTTGAGGAATACATGGCAGTGTTCAGAATTACAACAAATGGTACTAAAGTGCTGCCATGTTCACATTATTTTTgcattatttttctattttttatctCCTTGCCTACaaagaatatataatttttacaaGAATATCTAACTGGGACTAGAGATTCTATCCCTACAGATCCACAACAAAAAGCACGACTGCTGGCAATGCGTGAAAATGACATGAAACTACCCACCCCTAAGAACGTGCCAATGAACAACTCTTCTCCTTCTGCTTTTTGTACTCATTGTATCGCAGGAAGAAATACCCTAGATAATCAAAATCAATTGGAGACATCTTTGCCTGTTTAAGAAAATTTAACAAATCATATTATTTATCAATGGCTTGATTTAATGGGACTCGACTGGGGGTGTAACCAAGTCGAGTCGAACCTTAGAATATGTGAGATTCGAGCTCGACTTGACTCCACTGGAGTATctgaataaatatttaaaaattaatttttcaaataaaaataaaaactttaatgtaaatataaagggtaacaaaataattaattaaagtttgAGTAGGCTTGCAAGCTTAAGGAGCCGAGTATTTTGAAGCTCAAACTCAATTAGATAATTAACTCGAGTAGCTCGACTCGATATTAATCGGGTCGATTTCGAATACTTTTCGAGCCAATCCCGAGTAGCTTGCGAGTTGGCTCGACTCGGTTATACCCCTAGACTCAACCACTTGTAGAGCTCAAGTTACCTGGATTAGAGCCCATAATGCCCAAAATAAGTGTGAAGCTAACATGAAAATGTTTGTCTCTATGTATAGTGCTTCAAGGTCCTTGTCAGAGACCTGTTGTTGACAGAACACACAAGAAAAATCAAACTTCAGTGCTTCAAAATCTAAATGCATAAAAATGTCTATGAAGTTTATGCTTCAATCTAAGGAGATGTTCAGCGTAACTCCTTTGTGTGTGTACACATCCAGAACAGCCAAACTTGAATTAGACaaaccatttggatttgatgGAGCAACAATAATTTGATCCATCCGTAGCAtgtcaaaaatgaaaaattaaataaacaatagCAATAAAATCCAAGAATACCTCATGCGGGTTGTTTGGTTCCAAATAATGCCTCAAGAAATGATATTGTTCATCCTTACTTGGACATCTAGAAAAACACACTTCACAATCAAcacattgaaataaaaaaataaaagaagcaAATAGAATGAGAAAGTAAAACACGTACAAGCTGTAGTCACAATCATAACCCGCGTACTCATTGAAGTGATTTCCAATGTCAAAGCCTCTGTAACTGTATGAGCCATACTCAAAATCAATTAAGTAGAGTTTATCTGGATGTTCAcgagataaaaaaattagggCATGAATACAAGATGCAAAAGTCAAAAACACAACTAAAACAAATTGAGCAATACTTTTATTCTGACCATTTCAGGCACTATTTTAGAAATCAAGCCCCAAAATGATGGCATCATCTTTTAGATCACCCTTTACACATATTGCAATTATAATCGATGGTAGAGCTTTAACAGCATGTCACATCATCATCATAAAACAGCAAAAACGCAAATAGCCTCAGAGTTGCCTTACCAAAAAAGTCCGACAGAAAATTGTAAACACCACAGCCCAGATCCTTGGCAAAGATAAGTCCAAAACGCAAACAACCTTCGTACCTCTCATTTCATAATCTTACTTCTAGATCATACCTAAGAGGCTAAGACTATATGAGGTAGCCTAACATAAATACAGTCGACTGAATATTCATTCACCATGTACCAGCATAAGTATCCTACTGTTGAAAAGATCTATCAAGTAAATTATCTGCATGTATACCAGTACCATCTCCTTGCTCTGTACAGTTTTTTTCTTTGAGTTTACTCATGGACTAAAATATAAGAATTCACACGCATTTGCAATAGCTTATACAAATGTATGCTTAACAGAGAATAAAAAACGTGGTTCTTCAGGAATGATAATATGTAAGGAGAGAAATGAAGAAATAAAGATAGCGGAAATAGATATTCAACAATACCTTCATCTTCATTGAGCATCAGATTCCCAGAAAGTAAGTCATTATGAGAAAAAACCACAGGAGCATTAAGACGGTCTGTCAGTTCCTGTTTATCAAGGATTATTGCCACAATAAGTAAGAATATAGCTTTACAACTCTAAAAGATACTCAAACCATTTTATTGactataatgttgatataacaTGTAACATGGTATGCAGCACCCTACTAGCTATTGTTACCTGAGAAAGGGATAAATTCAAGGGAAAGCAAATGCTTAATGGGCTTACGTGCTTAATCGTGATAGTGGATGAACATCACGTCATCTACATGCTGCTCATTCAAAAGCATCAAATATATACTTCCTCCTGCCCGTATTAAAAAATCACTCCTTTTTTGGATGTTCCACTTTATAAGCCCCATTTCTAAATTTTAGGGAAAATTTAAGCTAAAGTTATTCATTTACCCCTTATTTTACTCTTCAAATAAAGGGTCAATACTTTAAACACAATTTACAGGACATACATTAACAGGGACAAATGGGTAAAAATGAAGATAATTTAATGCCTTCTTAAACTGTGTGTAAAACAcaatgggacttctaaaatgggacggagggagtagcaTTTTGTCATATTCCATTATATCAATATACGTATTGCTGAGAATTTTGAGATAACCCATTTAAACTGGCAGAAAACGACAAATAATTCAATGTGTGTTAAGCATTTTGAAAATACTTAGCTAGAGGATTGATAAAACATTAAGGTCCTACAAATCCTAAAGAAGTTAAAAACAAAGCCACAGATatgataaagaaaaacaaacttCAGCAGTTGCAAAGGAGATATTAGTTAGCCATTTTGCAAGTGGTTTCATGTTAGatatatattttacatataaaacGCCAAATGACCTGCATCTAAATGTCCAACCTTCATAAAGAAAAAACACCATCACCAACTAAAACCGAGGAAAATAAGAGAGATTACTTTGATTTCAAGAACTTCATTGTAAACGTCCTTGAATGAAATTGTCTTATACTTTCTTTGCTTCTCAGTATCATCAAACTGTAGGAGAGATGCTGCAATAAAATGTTGCAACTCAAATAAGAAAAGTAAGCTGTACCCTATGATATGAgagaattgctaaaaattggaaaagaGGGTAATGAAGGAAACTGCGAGCATATTTAGCTTAATGTACATAAACATCGACCCAAGGAAGTCAAACACATCAAAACATACCATTCTCATAGAACTTGAAGATGTCATTCCATAACTGAGGTTCTTTAGAACCTGGGATTTCCACTTCATGGAATTTACGAAGTTGCTTGGCAATTTCTGCAGCCAGCTTTGGCTTTCTCATATCTGCCACAAAGAAACAGCCATGTAAGCAGAAGCAAATAAGAGAGAATACAGACTAATGCCAGCTTATAAGTTTAAGAGTTCTCTGAACCCCCTTAAGTGGGAACGGTAGATTATTCAATTCTCTAATAGGAGTTTTAGCATTGGTGCCGTTCAGTTTCCCTAAATAGTTTTTCTAGCTCAAGCAAACCCAAGCAAGACTTTCTTTCCACCTATTTCCCTAAGATATTCAACAAAACCAGATGCATTAACAGTGTTCCATATGCCAAGACGTAAACTGATAACATTATGCATATGCAGAAGAACCATTTGGCCTCTGCACAACAGTCAAAGGCATGCAAATGTATTAACTGTGAGGTGAAAACTACCTACACTTTAAAATCacttttttttcttgatttagatattatatcaaaataggagtacgataaaaaaaattgaaaaaggcAAGCCTACAAATGTTGTAAACTCTTGCCATTTGGCCCTTGAAGTATAAACTACTTTAGGACCATGCGAACTATGATAAAGTAAAATTGATCAAATCAACTGAAAACGTCTATAACAGCCCCAGAAAAGTCAATTCTGTTCCATAGATTGTACTATGTTATCCAACAATCCATGTGCTTACCTGCAGGAGTTAGAGTGCGTGCATCAATGAAAGATTGCACCATGCCATTTCCGAATACTGCAAGCAACTTAGCACCAAATCCTGCAGCTGAAAGATACTTGATAGACTGAAAAGAATATGTAGAGAGCAACCACAAAACAATCAACAGAGGAAAATTGTaacttaatataaataactaaaataaactaactGTAGCTAACTCTAGATAAAGAATTCCAGTGCATCAGAATGTGACCATATATATACACTGTTAAAAAAACAGCTTACTGACTTCTTTAATCACATGAGTTAGTTCCTTTTAAGAGAGGTGAAAAAAAGCTAGATTATATATTGAATCGAGTTCATGCAAGGTGTTGTTTGACTAAAATCTTTGGTCATAATATCATTTTCTTTCATATGCCTAGCCTTGATAAAGCTAAAGCTATTGAATTCTAACAACAATCGGCACATTTAATAGTATACATTGAATAGCATTCTTATACTCAGAATTTCCAAACACAACCTTTCTTTGTATAGATAACTACTAATTCAATAACATATTAGACATAGTAGATTAGAAAACAGTTTAATGCATAGATTATGTATAGACATTAATCCTTGAAAAAGCTTTAGCGAAAAAAGAAAATCACCTGTAACTCCCGCTCACGATTAATAACATAATCCGTATTAGGTCCGTACAACCTGACAGTTACAGCTACCTCATTTCCATTATCTTCCTTCACAGACACCTTCAACACTGCAATCGTATAAAGATAacacaacaaaacaaaactaattaaCAAAGCTAAGATGCATATAGGGTATAAACGTATTAAACTTaaacttaataataataatcactgaataaataaataaataaataaatagaaatacTCACATAGATTTGTTATACCCCCGGAAACCGTCTCAACAGAGAAGCGAGAATCGTCTAATTTTGACCAGTTCTCGAAGAGATCCTTGCACAGTTCTCTGTTCATGTATAAAAAAAGTGAGAGAAACTAATGGTTAAGCTTAAAATTAATCTGTTCTTAAACACAATTTGCTAAAACAATCAAATCTCAAGTTTAGTGTCACTTTTGCTTCTTCTTTTCTCAACGAGTAAAAGAATATGTccaaaataaaagaagagaTGATATAAAACGCAACATTTTCTTGGCAACCAAACAGAAACGAAGACGAGAGAGAGAGAAGGAACGAACATGACGCGAGGAGTCATAACAGGAAGAGAAATAGAGGCAGCGACGGTGAGTGGAGAAGTTTTAAGATCGGAATTACAGTTCGCAGTCTCCATAGCGTTCCGGATCTTCTTCTCAGTTGGTGCTGCTGCTGCTCCCATTTTatcttctttcttttcttttttcagttATATAAAACGCGAGTTTTTTAGTTGGAGTTATTGCCTTCTGCgtgtttttttgtttgtttcagGTCA
This region of Mercurialis annua linkage group LG1-X, ddMerAnnu1.2, whole genome shotgun sequence genomic DNA includes:
- the LOC126664933 gene encoding probable ethanolamine kinase; protein product: MGAAAAPTEKKIRNAMETANCNSDLKTSPLTVAASISLPVMTPRVIELCKDLFENWSKLDDSRFSVETVSGGITNLLLKVSVKEDNGNEVAVTVRLYGPNTDYVINRERELQSIKYLSAAGFGAKLLAVFGNGMVQSFIDARTLTPADMRKPKLAAEIAKQLRKFHEVEIPGSKEPQLWNDIFKFYENASLLQFDDTEKQRKYKTISFKDVYNEVLEIKELTDRLNAPVVFSHNDLLSGNLMLNEDEDKLYLIDFEYGSYSYRGFDIGNHFNEYAGYDCDYSLCPSKDEQYHFLRHYLEPNNPHEVSDKDLEALYIETNIFMLASHLFWALWALIQAKMSPIDFDYLGYFFLRYNEYKKQKEKSCSLARS